Part of the Scrofimicrobium sp. R131 genome is shown below.
CACCACTTTGAGCATCGCTCTGGTCTGCCACACGACGCTCAATCGCCGGGTGAGCCGTCAACGCGTCCTTCACGCCCGCTTTCAAGGCGGCGATCTTCGTGTTCAACTCCTGGCGTGCCTCTTCCAGTCCCAGGTCACCGGTTGCCTGGTCCAACTCTGATGCGCGCACCAGGGCAGCGTCAGCTAGGTCAAGCAATTCGGCCAAATTTCCGGCAGCATCCGCCCACGCCTGAATCTTGACATTGTTCTGGTGGGAAACCACCGCCCAGGCGGCCCCCGCCCCAGCTAGTGCCAGCACCAGGGCAACCACCCCGGCCACCACCGGCCACCTCCGCCAAACCTGCCTACCCTGACCCATCCCACTACCTCTCGGAATACTGCCCAAATGTTCCTTCCCAGGCTATCCCGACCCTCCGACAAGACTGACTAAAAGCACCAGCCTGAATGCGCTCCGTTGCGGTCTATGCTCTATCTTCGCCACCCGGCCCCAGGCCCGTCTACCACCAGTGTCAGCAGAACTGCAGAGTCTGGCAGCTAACTTTTGTATACGGTATCGTGAACGTCATGTGGCATTACTTCATGTAGCAGTTGAACGGCCGGACCGCACTCGTTGAGACTATCCGAGGTGGCGGTCTTGTGCCGTGCCTCCGTTCCCACATTTGCCCCTTTTGCGCTTGATGGCGCGTTCCTTTCGGAGGAAACATGTCTGCTATTCACTCTGCGCGTTCGCGCGCCCAAATCGTCCTGACTGGAGCCGGTGTCACCCGGGGAAGCACCCGGGTTCTCAGCGGCGTCGACCTGACCGTAAATCCATCGACTCGACTGGCCGTCGTCGGCGAGAACGGCCGGGGAAAAACCACGTTGCTCCGGATCCTGGCCGGTTTGTTGCCGCTGGACGAGGGAACGCTCAGCCGGGTCGGCACCTTGGCTTTGGCTGAGCAGGAACTGTCCACTGCTGACGGCCGCACTGTGGGCGAGGCGGTGGCCGATGCCATGCGGGAGGCCCAGGCCGCCCTGGCTGAGCTGGATCAGGCGGCATTAGGTCTGGCTGACTCGTCCCCGGCTGCTGAGGATCGCTATGCGCGTGCCTTAGACCGGGCCGAGGAGCTGGACGCCTGGGATGCTCGGAGGCGCCTGGAGGTGGCGCTGGCTGCACTCGAGGCGGAGCAGGACTGGGACCGACCATTGGCCACCCTTTCCGTGGGTCAACGCTATCGGGTGCGGCTGGCCTGTCTGCTTGGTGGGACCGCCGACTTCTTGCTGCTGGACGAGCCGACCAATCACTTGGATCGGGATGGGCTCGAGTTCCTCACCGGGCGCCTGAAGGATCGGGCAGGAGGGGTGGTCCTGGTCAGCCACGATCGGGCGCTGCTGTCAGACGTGGCGGATACCTTCTTGGACTTGGACCCGACTGAGGATGGCCGGCCTCGCCTGTACGGGGGAGGTTACCAGGGGTATCGCGAGGGGCGCCGGGCCGCTTGGGATCGGTGGGAGCAGGCCTATCGGAGTCAGGAGGAGGAACGCACGCGCCTCGCCGCCGACCTCCAAACCGCCCAGGACCGCCTGGTCACCGGCTGGCGCCCACCGAAAGGGACCGGCAAACACCAGCGGGCTACCCGAGCTCCGGGCCTGGTTCAAAGCGTGCACCGGCGTCAAGAAGCACTGGCTGCGGTGGCGCTGGACGTTCCACGGCCTCCGAAACCGCTCTGCTTTCCCGACCTACCGGCGCGAACTCAGGAGGGCTTGCTCACCGCCCAACAGGTCCAGGTCTCGGACCGGCTGAGGCAGGCAGTCTCACTTTCAATTTGGAGCGGCACCCGACTCCTGGTGATCGGCCCCAATGGGGCAGGGAAGTCCACCTTACTGTCGGTCCTGGCCGGTGAACTGCCCCCCACTTCAGGCACAGTGCTGCGCTCGCAATCTGCACGCATTGCGTACCTCCGACAGGAAACAGAACTGCCGAAGGACAGGTTTGCTAACGACGTCTACGCGGAGCATCTGGATCGACTAGAAGTTCGGGAAGGGCTGACCGGTCAAGAGTTGTGGCCCCTGGAATCGTTTGGCCTGTTGGAGCCGGAGGAAGCGGATAAGCGGATCGGGGAGATGTCGATGGGACAGCAACGAAGATTCGAGCTGGCCCTGGCTCTGTCGGGTCGGCCAGACTTGCTGATCTTGGACGAGCCCACCAACCACCTATCTCTGGCCCTGGTTGACCAACTCACTCAGGCGCTCCTACGCACGGAAGCAGCCGTGGTCCTGTCGACTCACGATCGCCAACTGCTGCGAGACCTGGAGGACTGGTCCCGCCTGGACCTGGGGGTCTAACTGAGGATCGATTGTCCGTGTTACTGTCAACTAGTTGACATGAATTGCACCGATGCGCATGTGGGGGAAGTGAACGGACCTTGAACCGACGACCGGCCACCATGAACGACGTCGCCAAACGGGCAGGAGTGTCCCAGCGGACCGTCTCCAACGTGGTCAACAACCATGTCTATGTCTCGGAGAAAACTCGTCAAAAAGTGCTGCGCGCCATCAAAGAGCTGGGCTATCGCCCAAATGTGATTGCGCAGGGTTTGCGGACCGGGCAAACCAAAATTATCGCCCTGGCCGTTCCCAATGTAGCTTGGCCCTACTACGGGGAAATAGCTCACGCAGTTCAGACCGAGGCCAGAGCTAATGGTCTCACGGTATTAATGCTCGAAACTGACGCGGAACTAGAAAAGGAACAGCAAGTCCTAAACCTATTCGGCTCCAATCTGATCGATGGCATCATCTTCTCGGCCGTTCGCCTTCGCGCAGAGGACCTTCGAGATCTGCCGGCCTCAACCCCCGTGGTGTTGATTGGGCACCATCAAGCGGGGGCTAGCCGGCCAAACCTTCTGGCCGATGTCAACCGCGCCGCCCAGGACCTGGTCGAGCACCTGTACCAGCGGGGGGCGCGCAGTTTCCTGCTGCAGGGATCTACCAGTACCCCAATGACAAGCGGGCCCGGCCTTTCGCGTCAAGCCGGTTTTGTCGCGGGATTGGAGGGCCTGGGCTCACCCGAAGTTACCTGGGAGATGCTGCCCAGCGGTTGGACCTATCGAGAGGGCTTTGACGCGCTACGAGAGTGGCTGACCGACCATCGGCCTCCCGATGCGGTTATCTGTATGAACGACATCATGGCGATTGGAGCAATTCGAGCTCTGGCGGATGCCGGGATTCGCGTGCCGGACGACGTGTTGGTCACCGGCTGGGATAATACTCGAGAGTCAAGTTTCATGGTCCCCAGTTTGACCACGATTGGCCTAGACAAAGCAGAGTTGGCCCGCCGAGCGGTGGCGTATTTACTCGCAGAAAAAGCCGGGAAGCGGAATTTCCCCGAAAAAGAGTTTGTGCCCCACGAGTTACTTGTGCGGGAATCGACCGGAGGTCAGCAAGACTAATTTCCTGGTCGGCGCGGCCCCTGTTCGGTTTGGATACAATCGACTGGGCATTTGGGTGAGCAGCAACCGCCCACAGGCCCAGGTGACGGAGTGGGCCTTAGTCCATCCTGTGGGCTAGATCACAGTTTGCTACGTTGCAAACTTCAGAAATTTGCCTCACGATGTCTTCATGACAGTCGATGAAGACCCGCTCCACAGTTGGAGCGACGAGAATTACCCCCGGCCGCTGCTCTTTCGGTCCGCTTGGGCTCCGCTCAACGGTCCGTGGGAGTTTGCGGCAGATCCGGACAACTGCGGCCTGGAACAAGCCTGGTTCGCCGCCGACTGCGAGGCATTCGCAGAGGTGATTCAGGTGCCGTTTCCTCCGGGTAGTCCCAGCTCCGGCGTCTGGGGGGACCAGCCCGAGCAAGTTCCGGAAGTGGTCTGGTATCGAAAGACACTGACCGCCGAACAGCTCCGCCAACTCACCGAATCGGACCGGGTGCGCCTGAACTTTGAAGCGGTGGATTACCGCGCCGACGTCTGGGTCAACGGCCAACACCTGATCACGCACGAGGGAGGCTACACGCCGTTCTCGGCGGAGTGGCCGCGCCTGACCCGGCAGGCGGTCGAAGTGGTGGTGCGCTGTGAGGATTCACGGAGCCCCAGTCAGCCGCGAGGGAAACAGGCATGGCGGGACCAGGTGGACTCAATCTGGTACCACCGCTCTACCGGAATTTGGCGCGACGTCTGGATCGAAGCGGTTCCCACCCACACCGTCGAGAATTTCCAGTGGGAGACCGACCTGGTCCGCGGGGCGCTGAGGGGAACAGTCGGCTTCAACCGCTTCGTCCCCTCCGGCTCCACCCTGGAACTGCGCCTGCGACGCGGTCCGGAGGTGGTCGCCTCTTTGACGCAGGCCGTCAGCGGGCTCTTCGCCCAGGTACAGTTCGATCTGCCCATGCTGCGGAACCGAATGGACTGGACGGATTGGGTTTGGTCGCCGGAACATCCGCACCTGCTGGACCTGGACCTCACCCTGACCACCACCAGCGGACAGGACCGAGTCCTGTCCTACGTGGGACTCCGGACAGTCGAAGCGGGCGCGCAGTACCTGCACCTGAACCGTTTGCCCGTGTACCTGCGAGGAGTGTTGGACCAGGGGTATTGGCCCGACACCTACTTCACCGCCCCGAGCCCCACCGCCCTCAAGCGGGATGCCGAACTGGCGTTGGAGCTCGGCTTCAACTTGGCCCGGATTCACGAACGTAGTGCGGATCGGCGCTATCTCACCTGGGCGGACCGGTTAGGCCTGATGGTTTGGGCCGAATTTCCATCGACCTATGCCTTCGATGAGGACGCGGTCAGGGCCGTTACCGCCGAGTGGACCGAACTGGTGCTGCGCGACCGCGCCCACCCGTGCATCGTTACCTGGGTGCCGTTCAACGAGTCGTGGGGAGTGCCAGAGATTGCCTCCGATCCCCGACAAAGTGCATTCGTCAGTGCCGTCGTGTCACTCACCAGGGCGCTCGACCAGACCCGGCCGGTCAGTGCCAACGACGGGTGGGAACAACTGGAAACCGATCTGGTGACCACACACGACTACGGGGCGTTCGGCTCGGAACTGCGGGCCAACTACCACAGCCAGGAGGCGGTGGCCCGGTCGGTGGGTGGGGTGGGCCCGCAGGGAAGGCTCACCCTCCTGAACCAGGATTGGGCCGGTGATCGCCCGGTGTTGGTCTCCGAGTTTGGCGGAGTCTCGCTGTCGGAAAAGGCCGGCTGGGGATACTCGGTCGCCACCAACTCGGCAGAGCTTGCCGACCGCTTGGACCAGTTGTTCTCCGCTCTGTGGGACTCTCCGGTGCTGGCGGGATTCTGCTACACCCAGCTGACCGACACGGCGCAGGAAGCCAACGGGTTGTGCTGGCCGAACCGCCAACCCAAAGTCCCGCTGGATCAATTGCACGCGATTATCTACCAGCCGCAGCGGCACCGGGACCAGATCCGTCCGCGCCTGATCACTGAGGAAACCCGTCCGGGAGGTGAATCATGACCGTTGGAGTCAGTTGGACCAAAGCTCGCCAGTGGCTGGGGAACTTTGTCTTCGTCATTCCGTTTCTAGTTGTCTACGGAGCCTTCATTCTCTACCCGGTGGTTCAAGCCGTGCTGATGAGCCTGTTCGATTGGGACCTCCTCGGCAAAGCCCCGCAATGGACGGGAATGGACAACTACGTGCGCATGCTCGGTGGGGTTGGTCTCCAGTGGGGGATCGGCAGCTACTGGCCGCTGCAACTGATTTGCCTGCTGGGTGGAATCTGGCTGCTGATCTGGGCGTGGCGTCGCCGCCGCCTCGGGGCCGGCGAAATCCTGCTGGTGGTAGTCCTCCTGCTGTTGGCATTGGCCCTCGGAGTCCATCCGGGTGAAGGCGGAACCTGGAACGACCCGCGTTTCTGGAACGCTTTCAAGAACACGGTCTTGTTCACCGTGATTTCCACCCCGATTATCGCGGGCCTCGGCCTGGCGTTGGCTTTAGCGCTGAACTCTGGGCGGCGGGGAACCGGGATTTACCGGGCGCTCCTGTTCCTGCCCTACGTCTTGCCAGTTTCGGTGGCCACCCTGATCTGGAGCTACCTGATGAACCCGTCCCGCGGGCTGATTGCCCGGGTCACCGAGTTCTTTGGCCTGGGGGCCATCCCCTGGCTCTCCGACCCCCGGTTTGCCATGGGTGCCATCATCGTCACCACAGTTTGGTGGACTGTCGGGTTCAACATGGTTCTGTTTGGGGCCGGGTTGCAGGACATTGATCCAAGTCTGTACGAAGCGGCTGCCCTCGACGGGGCCGGGCCCTGGCGTCGGTTTGTCAGCATCACCCTCCCGGGCCTGAAACACGCCACTTTGCTGGTGGTGGTCACGCAGGTAATTGCCTCCTTCCAGATCTTCGGTCAGGTCAACATCATGACCAATGGCGGACCCGGGGGAGTGACCGACGTGCTCGTCCGCTACATCTACCAGACCGGATTTAGGGACGCCCAACTGGGGTACGCCTCAGCCATGTCGCTGTTCCTCTTTGTCGTCATGGTCCTGGTCTCCCTAATTCAGTTCCTGATGTCTCGAGAAAGGAAGAGCTGACATGGCCCGGAAGACAAACGTGGCAAGCACGGTCCGCACCGGGCGCTACCACCTCCCGATGTTCATCTTTGTGGCTCTGTGGTCCCTGCCGATGCTTTGGACCCTGTCGCTGTCACTGACCCCAAACTCGATGCTCAAGACCAACTCGCAGTCCCTGTGGCCCCAGGGACTGACCCTGTCGAACTACCTGGATGTGTTCCGGACCGGGATGACTGGCCAGTGGTTCCTCAACTCTGTGGTGGTTTCGGTGGTGGCCACGGTGATTACCGTCTTTGTCTGCGCCACGGCCGGCTACGCCTTCGCGAAGCTGTCTTTCCCGGGCCGGATGCTGGTTTACGCCCTGACTCTGGCCGGGATGATGGTGCCGAAAGAGGGGATGTTTATCCCGCTGTTCATCATGTTTGGCGAGTTGGGCCTCCACAACAGT
Proteins encoded:
- a CDS encoding ABC-F family ATP-binding cassette domain-containing protein, with translation MSAIHSARSRAQIVLTGAGVTRGSTRVLSGVDLTVNPSTRLAVVGENGRGKTTLLRILAGLLPLDEGTLSRVGTLALAEQELSTADGRTVGEAVADAMREAQAALAELDQAALGLADSSPAAEDRYARALDRAEELDAWDARRRLEVALAALEAEQDWDRPLATLSVGQRYRVRLACLLGGTADFLLLDEPTNHLDRDGLEFLTGRLKDRAGGVVLVSHDRALLSDVADTFLDLDPTEDGRPRLYGGGYQGYREGRRAAWDRWEQAYRSQEEERTRLAADLQTAQDRLVTGWRPPKGTGKHQRATRAPGLVQSVHRRQEALAAVALDVPRPPKPLCFPDLPARTQEGLLTAQQVQVSDRLRQAVSLSIWSGTRLLVIGPNGAGKSTLLSVLAGELPPTSGTVLRSQSARIAYLRQETELPKDRFANDVYAEHLDRLEVREGLTGQELWPLESFGLLEPEEADKRIGEMSMGQQRRFELALALSGRPDLLILDEPTNHLSLALVDQLTQALLRTEAAVVLSTHDRQLLRDLEDWSRLDLGV
- a CDS encoding carbohydrate ABC transporter permease, giving the protein MARKTNVASTVRTGRYHLPMFIFVALWSLPMLWTLSLSLTPNSMLKTNSQSLWPQGLTLSNYLDVFRTGMTGQWFLNSVVVSVVATVITVFVCATAGYAFAKLSFPGRMLVYALTLAGMMVPKEGMFIPLFIMFGELGLHNSFAGLILPRIAFPLGVFIMTQFFAQVPDEIQEAARMDGASSWRIFYSIMLPLARPALIALATFSFVQTWNDYLWPLVSSTKPEMFTITTGLASLQGTFAQSTELGSLMARGIVGALPLLLLFIFFQKYLIRGITMSSGEK
- a CDS encoding glycoside hydrolase family 2 protein, translated to MTVDEDPLHSWSDENYPRPLLFRSAWAPLNGPWEFAADPDNCGLEQAWFAADCEAFAEVIQVPFPPGSPSSGVWGDQPEQVPEVVWYRKTLTAEQLRQLTESDRVRLNFEAVDYRADVWVNGQHLITHEGGYTPFSAEWPRLTRQAVEVVVRCEDSRSPSQPRGKQAWRDQVDSIWYHRSTGIWRDVWIEAVPTHTVENFQWETDLVRGALRGTVGFNRFVPSGSTLELRLRRGPEVVASLTQAVSGLFAQVQFDLPMLRNRMDWTDWVWSPEHPHLLDLDLTLTTTSGQDRVLSYVGLRTVEAGAQYLHLNRLPVYLRGVLDQGYWPDTYFTAPSPTALKRDAELALELGFNLARIHERSADRRYLTWADRLGLMVWAEFPSTYAFDEDAVRAVTAEWTELVLRDRAHPCIVTWVPFNESWGVPEIASDPRQSAFVSAVVSLTRALDQTRPVSANDGWEQLETDLVTTHDYGAFGSELRANYHSQEAVARSVGGVGPQGRLTLLNQDWAGDRPVLVSEFGGVSLSEKAGWGYSVATNSAELADRLDQLFSALWDSPVLAGFCYTQLTDTAQEANGLCWPNRQPKVPLDQLHAIIYQPQRHRDQIRPRLITEETRPGGES
- a CDS encoding sugar ABC transporter permease, translating into MTVGVSWTKARQWLGNFVFVIPFLVVYGAFILYPVVQAVLMSLFDWDLLGKAPQWTGMDNYVRMLGGVGLQWGIGSYWPLQLICLLGGIWLLIWAWRRRRLGAGEILLVVVLLLLALALGVHPGEGGTWNDPRFWNAFKNTVLFTVISTPIIAGLGLALALALNSGRRGTGIYRALLFLPYVLPVSVATLIWSYLMNPSRGLIARVTEFFGLGAIPWLSDPRFAMGAIIVTTVWWTVGFNMVLFGAGLQDIDPSLYEAAALDGAGPWRRFVSITLPGLKHATLLVVVTQVIASFQIFGQVNIMTNGGPGGVTDVLVRYIYQTGFRDAQLGYASAMSLFLFVVMVLVSLIQFLMSRERKS
- a CDS encoding LacI family DNA-binding transcriptional regulator, with translation MNRRPATMNDVAKRAGVSQRTVSNVVNNHVYVSEKTRQKVLRAIKELGYRPNVIAQGLRTGQTKIIALAVPNVAWPYYGEIAHAVQTEARANGLTVLMLETDAELEKEQQVLNLFGSNLIDGIIFSAVRLRAEDLRDLPASTPVVLIGHHQAGASRPNLLADVNRAAQDLVEHLYQRGARSFLLQGSTSTPMTSGPGLSRQAGFVAGLEGLGSPEVTWEMLPSGWTYREGFDALREWLTDHRPPDAVICMNDIMAIGAIRALADAGIRVPDDVLVTGWDNTRESSFMVPSLTTIGLDKAELARRAVAYLLAEKAGKRNFPEKEFVPHELLVRESTGGQQD